Proteins encoded together in one Desulfosporosinus meridiei DSM 13257 window:
- the ftcD gene encoding glutamate formimidoyltransferase — MGKLVECVPNFSEGRRPEVIEAIVSEVKQVKGVKLLDVKPDASHNRTVVTFVGEPQSVKLAAFNACAKACELIDMEQQQGGHPRIGATDVIPFIPVKEVSMEECIQLANELGSEIASKLDIPVYLYEEAARVPGRRRLPDVRKGEYEGLKEAISQPERHPDYGQPKMHPTAGATVVGARQFLVAYNINLGTNDLSIAKKIADSIREVKGGFKYVRAMGVMLEDRDVAQVSINMVNYTGTPLYRVFETVKSEAARYGVNVIGSELIGVTPMQALLDVAEFYLRLENFDRKQVFEENLVED; from the coding sequence ATGGGAAAACTCGTTGAATGTGTGCCGAATTTTAGTGAAGGTCGTCGTCCAGAGGTGATTGAGGCTATTGTATCCGAGGTCAAGCAGGTCAAGGGGGTAAAGCTGCTGGATGTTAAGCCTGATGCCAGTCATAATCGTACAGTTGTAACCTTTGTGGGAGAGCCCCAAAGTGTTAAGCTGGCAGCCTTCAATGCTTGTGCCAAGGCTTGCGAATTAATTGATATGGAACAACAACAAGGAGGGCATCCCCGGATTGGGGCGACGGATGTAATTCCCTTCATACCGGTCAAAGAGGTCAGCATGGAGGAATGCATACAATTAGCTAATGAGCTGGGTTCAGAAATTGCGAGTAAGCTGGATATTCCTGTCTACTTATACGAAGAGGCTGCCCGAGTTCCCGGCAGAAGGAGGCTCCCTGATGTGAGAAAAGGAGAGTACGAAGGGTTAAAAGAAGCGATCAGCCAACCGGAACGCCATCCTGATTATGGGCAGCCGAAGATGCATCCTACCGCCGGAGCTACGGTCGTTGGGGCACGACAGTTTTTAGTGGCCTATAATATTAATCTGGGTACTAATGATCTCAGTATAGCTAAAAAAATTGCTGATTCTATCCGAGAGGTTAAAGGCGGGTTCAAATATGTTCGAGCCATGGGAGTGATGTTAGAGGATAGGGATGTGGCGCAGGTTTCGATTAACATGGTTAATTACACCGGCACACCTTTGTACCGAGTTTTCGAGACGGTAAAATCCGAGGCCGCCCGATACGGCGTTAATGTAATTGGCAGTGAGTTAATCGGTGTGACTCCTATGCAGGCCCTTTTAGATGTTGCTGAGTTTTATTTACGCTTAGAA